The Bacillus sp. Marseille-Q1617 genome has a segment encoding these proteins:
- a CDS encoding glyoxalase, translating to MSVSFKGIDHIQLAAPENCESDARRFYGEIIGLKEIPKPENLRGRGGCWFQFGSQEIHVGIQKDFVPATKAHPGLLVEGLDSFRSTLTLKGIEVKEDTPINGRNRFFVSDPFGNRIEFLEYH from the coding sequence ATGTCGGTATCATTTAAAGGAATTGATCATATTCAATTGGCTGCACCTGAAAATTGTGAATCAGATGCAAGGAGGTTTTATGGAGAAATAATAGGGTTGAAGGAGATTCCCAAACCTGAAAACCTGCGTGGAAGAGGAGGCTGTTGGTTCCAGTTTGGCTCACAGGAGATTCATGTAGGTATTCAGAAAGATTTTGTTCCAGCAACAAAAGCTCACCCGGGGTTGCTTGTAGAAGGGCTGGACAGCTTTCGCAGTACCTTAACTCTGAAAGGCATTGAAGTAAAAGAAGATACCCCGATTAATGGCAGAAACCGTTTTTTTGTATCAGACCCTTTTGGAAATAGAATAGAGTTTTTGGAATATCATTAA